The following coding sequences are from one Shewanella eurypsychrophilus window:
- a CDS encoding PIG-L deacetylase family protein, translating to MKESYSVLVLLAHPDDETWVSGTLAKLADRGLEVIPVYATSGGKGSDRLDLGLSGTKLAKMRELEAIKACQVLGVSPPIFLRFADGKLTHLQSQLSNKFKVIVERVNPAWVISFMQGGITGNRDHRIVSKLITRDHSTRAVYFGLSDTRARSLSHAAQKFDFNYSVTAPVDDNEVTHRVDVSQYTHLRIQAMSQHISQFPPVMINAFTDFVSASSFEELVVSDDVENPKALEKYLD from the coding sequence ATGAAAGAATCATACTCCGTGCTAGTGCTACTTGCTCATCCAGATGATGAGACTTGGGTTTCGGGAACATTGGCTAAATTGGCCGATAGAGGGCTTGAGGTTATTCCTGTTTATGCGACCTCAGGAGGTAAGGGAAGTGATCGTTTAGATCTGGGATTATCAGGTACTAAACTGGCTAAGATGAGGGAGCTTGAAGCCATTAAGGCATGCCAAGTGCTAGGTGTGAGCCCGCCTATCTTCTTGCGCTTTGCTGATGGCAAGTTAACCCATCTTCAATCTCAGCTATCTAATAAATTTAAAGTGATTGTCGAGCGAGTGAACCCGGCATGGGTCATATCATTTATGCAAGGTGGGATCACTGGTAATCGAGATCATAGAATAGTGAGTAAACTGATCACACGAGATCACTCTACCCGTGCTGTCTATTTTGGGCTATCCGATACCCGAGCAAGGTCTTTGAGCCATGCAGCACAGAAGTTTGACTTCAATTACTCTGTCACGGCGCCGGTTGATGATAATGAGGTAACTCATCGAGTCGATGTATCTCAATACACCCATTTACGTATTCAGGCTATGTCTCAGCATATAAGCCAATTTCCGCCTGTTATGATAAATGCATTTACAGATTTTGTTAGTGCTTCATCTTTTGAAGAGTTAGTAGTGTCAGATGATGTAGAGAACCCTAAAGCGTTAGAAAAATATCTAGATTGA
- the metB gene encoding cystathionine gamma-synthase, with product MTERKLATIAVRQGIESDTQHGAVVPPIYLSTNYSFDGHKNPRDFDYSRSGNPTRSILGDAIAGLEKGATGVVTCTGMAAITLVTSLLGPDDLLVVPHDCYGGSYRLFTNLAKKGAFKLAVVDQTDNKALNAAIAQKPKMVWLETPSNPLLRVVDIEEIAKACKAVDALVVVDNTFLSPILQQPLLLGADIVIHSTTKYINGHSDVVGGAVVAKDAELGELLHWWSNTLGLTGSAFDSYLTLRGIRTLAVRIREHQANAQRVLAVLTNSNAVDKVYYPGLADHPGHEIAAKQQRGFGAMISFELKGGEDELVAFLDKLSVFSVAESLGGVESLVAVPATMTHRAMEPEARAEAGVKETLIRLSVGIEDADDLVADIEAGLAAAASC from the coding sequence ATGACCGAACGTAAGTTAGCCACAATTGCAGTGCGCCAAGGGATTGAGTCCGATACCCAACATGGTGCCGTGGTGCCCCCTATCTATTTATCTACTAACTACTCCTTCGATGGGCATAAGAATCCCAGAGACTTTGATTACAGCCGCTCAGGTAATCCTACCCGTTCGATTTTAGGTGATGCGATTGCCGGACTCGAAAAAGGGGCGACAGGGGTTGTGACTTGCACAGGTATGGCAGCAATCACATTGGTGACCAGCTTGCTTGGCCCTGATGATCTGCTCGTGGTACCCCATGATTGTTATGGTGGTAGCTACCGTCTGTTTACCAACTTAGCCAAAAAAGGGGCCTTTAAGCTAGCCGTTGTCGATCAGACTGACAATAAAGCGCTTAATGCTGCGATAGCGCAAAAACCTAAGATGGTCTGGCTGGAAACGCCCTCTAACCCTCTGCTAAGAGTGGTTGATATCGAAGAGATCGCTAAAGCCTGTAAGGCCGTCGATGCGTTAGTTGTGGTAGATAATACCTTCCTGTCACCTATTCTGCAGCAGCCCTTGCTACTGGGCGCCGATATTGTTATTCACTCCACCACTAAATACATCAATGGTCACAGCGATGTGGTTGGTGGCGCCGTAGTAGCCAAAGATGCAGAACTCGGCGAGTTGCTTCACTGGTGGTCAAATACCTTAGGGCTGACGGGGTCGGCGTTTGATAGCTATCTGACCCTTCGCGGTATTCGCACCTTAGCGGTGCGTATTCGTGAGCATCAAGCCAATGCTCAGCGTGTTTTAGCTGTGTTAACTAACAGCAATGCGGTCGATAAGGTGTATTATCCAGGTCTTGCCGATCACCCTGGCCATGAGATTGCCGCTAAGCAGCAAAGAGGCTTCGGTGCCATGATCAGCTTCGAGCTTAAAGGTGGAGAAGATGAGCTGGTAGCATTTCTTGACAAATTATCTGTGTTTTCTGTCGCAGAAAGTTTAGGTGGGGTAGAGAGTTTAGTCGCGGTTCCTGCGACAATGACTCACAGAGCTATGGAGCCAGAGGCTCGAGCAGAAGCTGGGGTTAAAGAGACCCTAATCCGTCTTTCAGTGGGTATCGAAGATGCCGACGATTTAGTTGCCGATATTGAAGCTGGACTTGCCGCAGCGGCAAGTTGTTAA
- a CDS encoding bifunctional aspartate kinase/homoserine dehydrogenase II: MARCHLHKFGGSSLADADCYRRVAHILLTHGNSDDLVVVSAAGKSTNFLYKLLELKDTKQLWQEELQVLISFQQNLIEQLLSNEQARSLRERLSIDKYQLISLFSLDILNEYKRSEVVSFGERWSARLLAALLRESGVAASDIDARSLLIADEGAVPQIRLDESRERVQASVANHPNERLIITGFICANRHGETLLLGRNGSDYSATLIASLADIERVTIWTDVEGVFNADPNKINDAKLLKSLSLDEANRLAHLGSPVLHNRSLQPLFDTQVSLAVRSSYASHTDFTLIAPKSSQASAPVVTNLPSVSLFTFRIASDIANLADLLEEAGLLPLAHWKLAHNCVELAFTHENQKQVQAILETEALGISDLSQRDDLGLVALVSADAGLYRRGFARLLSRDARPLFKDGLSLVTLVPTSQVNLLTQKVHRRCAGPRKRIGVLLLGIGNIGEAWIDLFSRACVALNKELEASVELVGLLSSKKALLKEEGIELDSWKEVFEQQATPWLYDHMFEQLQALDCDEIIALDISASADLTLQYPEFFSRGIHVVSANKLAGSGPLAFYRELKQQLGNRRLFWRYNASCGAGLPVQHALNDLHNSGDTIEAVGGIFSGTLCWLFEKYDAKKPFSELVLEAKGLGITEPDPRDDLSGRDMQRKLLILAREIGHEIELEDIELNSLVPADLADIPLDQFLSRISELDGQMLQQFQAAAEQNKVLRYVAGLDVVDGQLKAAVGIEWVDCEHAYANLTPGDNVFVIRSVFYQDNPLIIRGPGAGREVTAAAVQSDLAQICRDLVQE; the protein is encoded by the coding sequence ATGGCGCGTTGTCATTTGCATAAATTTGGTGGTTCTAGCTTAGCGGATGCAGATTGCTACCGCCGTGTTGCTCATATCCTTCTCACTCACGGCAATAGCGATGATCTCGTCGTTGTATCGGCTGCGGGTAAGAGCACTAATTTTCTTTATAAGCTACTAGAACTCAAAGACACTAAGCAGTTGTGGCAAGAAGAGCTACAAGTGCTGATTAGCTTTCAACAGAATCTGATCGAACAGTTGCTCTCTAATGAGCAAGCAAGAAGCTTAAGGGAACGCTTATCTATTGATAAATATCAATTAATTAGTTTGTTCTCATTAGATATTCTTAATGAATATAAACGCAGTGAAGTGGTGAGCTTCGGCGAGCGTTGGTCTGCGCGTTTACTCGCGGCCTTATTGAGAGAGTCTGGTGTTGCGGCGTCGGATATTGATGCAAGAAGCTTATTGATTGCCGATGAAGGTGCCGTTCCTCAAATCAGGCTCGATGAATCCCGCGAACGCGTACAGGCATCAGTTGCGAATCACCCTAATGAGCGTTTGATTATCACAGGCTTTATCTGTGCAAACAGGCACGGTGAGACCTTGCTATTGGGTCGTAACGGCTCAGATTACAGTGCAACCTTGATTGCCAGCTTAGCCGATATTGAACGTGTGACTATCTGGACCGATGTTGAAGGTGTCTTTAATGCCGATCCGAACAAGATTAACGATGCTAAGCTGCTTAAGAGTCTCTCTTTAGATGAGGCTAACCGTTTAGCACACTTAGGCTCACCAGTACTGCATAACCGCTCACTACAGCCATTATTTGATACCCAAGTGAGTCTGGCAGTACGTTCAAGCTATGCATCTCACACTGACTTTACGCTCATCGCGCCTAAGAGTTCTCAAGCTAGCGCGCCAGTGGTGACAAACCTTCCGAGTGTGTCGCTATTTACCTTCAGAATTGCCAGTGATATTGCAAATCTAGCAGACTTGCTCGAAGAGGCGGGTCTGTTGCCGCTTGCTCATTGGAAGCTGGCACATAATTGCGTCGAACTTGCCTTTACTCACGAGAATCAGAAACAGGTTCAAGCAATTTTAGAAACCGAAGCGCTGGGGATCTCAGACTTAAGTCAGAGAGATGATTTAGGCTTAGTGGCGTTAGTGAGCGCCGATGCAGGGCTTTATCGACGCGGCTTTGCCCGATTGTTAAGTCGTGATGCCAGACCGCTATTTAAAGATGGCTTAAGTTTGGTGACCTTAGTACCAACATCGCAAGTCAATTTACTCACTCAGAAGGTGCATCGTCGCTGCGCTGGACCGCGTAAGCGCATCGGTGTGTTGTTATTGGGTATTGGTAATATTGGTGAGGCCTGGATCGATCTGTTTAGCCGAGCTTGCGTCGCGTTAAATAAAGAGTTAGAAGCCAGCGTTGAGCTAGTAGGGCTACTTAGCTCTAAGAAGGCTTTGTTAAAAGAAGAAGGTATCGAGCTAGATTCTTGGAAAGAGGTATTTGAGCAACAGGCTACACCTTGGTTATATGATCATATGTTTGAGCAGTTACAAGCGCTCGATTGTGATGAGATCATCGCCTTAGATATCAGTGCCAGTGCCGATTTGACTCTGCAATACCCTGAGTTTTTCTCTCGTGGGATCCATGTGGTTAGTGCGAACAAGCTAGCGGGATCTGGTCCTTTGGCTTTTTATCGTGAACTTAAACAGCAACTGGGTAATCGCAGACTGTTCTGGCGCTATAATGCGAGTTGTGGGGCAGGTTTACCTGTGCAGCACGCGCTTAATGACCTACATAACAGCGGTGACACCATTGAGGCTGTTGGCGGGATCTTCTCGGGAACCTTATGCTGGTTGTTTGAGAAATATGACGCTAAAAAACCTTTCTCTGAACTGGTGTTAGAAGCCAAGGGCTTAGGGATCACTGAGCCAGATCCTCGTGATGATCTTTCCGGTCGTGATATGCAGCGTAAGTTGCTTATTCTGGCTCGCGAGATAGGTCATGAGATAGAGCTTGAAGATATCGAGCTTAACTCATTAGTGCCTGCGGACTTAGCCGATATTCCATTAGATCAGTTCTTAAGCCGGATCTCAGAACTTGATGGACAGATGCTGCAACAGTTTCAAGCCGCAGCAGAGCAAAACAAGGTATTGAGATATGTCGCTGGGCTTGATGTTGTCGATGGGCAACTAAAAGCCGCTGTCGGTATCGAGTGGGTCGATTGTGAGCATGCCTATGCCAATCTGACCCCAGGCGATAATGTGTTTGTGATCCGTAGTGTCTTTTATCAGGACAACCCTTTGATTATCAGAGGGCCAGGTGCAGGACGAGAAGTGACTGCAGCGGCTGTGCAATCAGATCTTGCGCAGATTTGTCGGGATTTGGTGCAGGAATAA
- the metF gene encoding methylenetetrahydrofolate reductase, with amino-acid sequence MGFHHAQHATSLNQSLAELNGDINVSFEFFPPASPEMEKILWNSVRRLEPLNPKFVSVTYGANSGVRDRTHGVIERIQKETDLVAAPHLTLVDASDEELKELAKHYWNTGIRDIVALRGDLPEGSPRPTRFANDLVRLLRSVADFDISVAAYPEVHPDARNAQADLINLKKKIDAGANRAITQFFFDVESYLRFRDRCVAAGIDVEIVPGILPVTNFKQLKRFAGMTNVSIPSWLHKQFEGLDDDPATRQMVGANVAIDMVKVLSREGVKDFHFYTLNRAELTYAICHTLGVRPGR; translated from the coding sequence ATGGGTTTTCATCATGCACAACATGCAACATCACTAAACCAGAGCTTGGCTGAGCTGAATGGTGATATTAACGTTTCTTTTGAATTTTTCCCTCCTGCTTCACCTGAGATGGAAAAGATCCTCTGGAATTCAGTTAGACGACTAGAGCCGCTCAATCCAAAATTTGTTTCTGTCACTTACGGTGCTAACTCTGGCGTTCGTGACCGTACCCATGGGGTTATTGAGCGTATTCAGAAAGAGACTGATCTGGTTGCTGCGCCGCACCTGACATTAGTCGACGCAAGTGATGAGGAGCTAAAAGAGCTTGCTAAACATTACTGGAACACTGGTATTCGCGATATTGTTGCGCTTCGTGGCGATCTGCCCGAGGGTAGCCCGAGGCCGACTCGTTTCGCTAATGACTTAGTACGTCTACTACGCTCAGTCGCCGACTTTGATATCTCAGTGGCTGCCTATCCCGAAGTGCATCCTGATGCGAGAAATGCCCAGGCAGATCTGATTAATCTAAAGAAGAAGATCGATGCAGGTGCTAACCGTGCAATTACCCAGTTTTTCTTCGATGTAGAGTCTTACTTAAGGTTCCGCGATCGTTGTGTTGCTGCAGGTATTGATGTCGAAATTGTCCCAGGTATTCTTCCGGTAACTAACTTTAAGCAACTTAAGCGCTTTGCTGGCATGACTAACGTCTCTATTCCTAGCTGGTTACACAAACAGTTCGAAGGCTTAGATGATGATCCGGCCACTCGTCAGATGGTAGGTGCTAACGTAGCTATCGACATGGTTAAGGTGTTGTCCCGCGAAGGCGTAAAAGATTTCCACTTTTATACCCTTAACCGTGCTGAGTTAACTTATGCCATTTGTCACACCTTAGGCGTACGTCCTGGGCGATAA
- a CDS encoding linear amide C-N hydrolase, with product MKTHSTALACMITLGLASASSFNVEACTDVAWNTKEFGTLISRTNDWLEPTKGEIRVLPAGSERLLLGLDKAGGSYKTKYTIAGVFSYGGLVHDVVNSEGMRASVLYYGPMAMGERVEGSISQLTYGEYLATNFASVKEVIANIEQIKSTLVELPGLPIAPKFHWTVTDKSGDRAIIELDPEGVNVYTGDDAKVMTNQPSVKAHIDNWDKVWAKQALQSSDGKSIIGEKGNVSPEQRYLHARYFLSHLTEPQSTINGLMKLQATVVKVPHDAPNRIVDGKMTEYATEWTISQSLETGTTFLEYTWGDVFTRFNVNFYDLIENGKPVSIKLDDPNLAGDITQAMIDLSNQ from the coding sequence ATGAAAACTCACTCTACAGCACTTGCTTGCATGATCACCTTGGGTCTTGCTAGTGCAAGCTCTTTTAACGTTGAAGCTTGTACTGACGTTGCTTGGAACACCAAAGAGTTCGGCACCTTGATTAGTCGAACCAATGACTGGCTAGAGCCCACCAAGGGCGAGATTAGAGTGCTGCCTGCAGGTTCTGAGCGGCTGCTTCTGGGATTAGATAAAGCGGGTGGCAGCTATAAAACCAAGTACACCATTGCCGGGGTCTTCTCTTATGGTGGCTTGGTGCATGATGTGGTCAATAGTGAAGGCATGCGAGCTAGCGTCTTATACTATGGTCCTATGGCTATGGGTGAACGAGTCGAAGGCAGCATATCTCAACTTACCTATGGTGAATATTTAGCGACTAACTTTGCCAGTGTAAAGGAGGTCATCGCCAATATTGAACAGATAAAATCCACCTTAGTCGAGCTTCCTGGGCTGCCTATCGCGCCAAAGTTTCATTGGACTGTGACGGACAAGTCTGGCGATCGCGCCATCATAGAGCTAGATCCTGAAGGTGTGAATGTGTATACCGGTGATGACGCTAAAGTGATGACCAATCAACCTAGCGTAAAAGCACACATAGATAATTGGGATAAGGTCTGGGCCAAGCAAGCGTTACAATCATCTGATGGTAAAAGCATCATAGGTGAAAAAGGTAACGTAAGTCCGGAGCAAAGATACCTGCATGCCCGTTACTTTCTATCGCATTTAACCGAGCCTCAAAGCACCATTAATGGCCTGATGAAGTTACAGGCCACTGTCGTCAAGGTGCCCCATGATGCACCTAACAGAATCGTCGACGGTAAAATGACAGAGTATGCCACCGAGTGGACCATCAGTCAGAGCCTAGAGACAGGAACCACTTTCTTAGAATATACGTGGGGCGATGTGTTTACCCGCTTTAATGTCAACTTCTACGACCTAATTGAAAATGGCAAACCGGTTAGCATTAAGCTCGATGACCCCAATCTTGCCGGCGACATCACTCAGGCAATGATCGACTTGAGCAATCAATAA
- a CDS encoding GFA family protein, whose product MIQVKHRYKASCHCGEVVLKLTLPEGLVDPRRCDCSMCRRRGTIVASVPLADLEVVKGQELLTLYQFNTHSAKHFFCSKCGIYTHHQRRSNPHHYAFNVACLDGDDPFSLHQLLKEGVTLKDGVNHPSDTPTYD is encoded by the coding sequence ATGATACAAGTAAAACATAGATACAAAGCGAGCTGTCACTGTGGTGAAGTTGTGCTTAAATTAACCTTACCCGAAGGCTTAGTGGACCCTCGTCGATGTGATTGTTCTATGTGTAGGCGTCGTGGGACAATAGTCGCTTCAGTCCCCTTAGCTGATCTTGAAGTGGTTAAAGGGCAAGAGTTACTCACTCTTTATCAGTTTAATACTCATAGCGCTAAACACTTTTTCTGCTCAAAATGTGGGATTTACACCCATCATCAAAGACGCTCTAATCCCCACCATTATGCATTTAATGTGGCTTGCTTAGATGGTGACGATCCCTTCTCACTGCATCAACTACTGAAAGAAGGCGTTACGTTAAAAGATGGGGTTAATCATCCAAGTGACACACCTACTTATGACTAA
- a CDS encoding YHYH protein, whose product MTDIQRAIAFGGDISISMSAGDCIVQANDIPNHDFNDAEASFATNVSEQDSNYVLTSQPQQAQNSTALNLGVTNAVMLNGVVIDLLAAACYGVGNEPLGLEKIGCGQDQSDNPWRYDPMSALNNFGTDAHNAHVQPDGTYHYHGSPMAMYDLDCEATGEASPVIGFAADGFPVFGPCFQEPQSSLVRKAESSFVLKGDGTARQAVNGYTTPVAGVGGIVSNNYDGQFRGDYEFLSGQGDLDECNGMTIDGQYGYYITDSYPWVLNCYQGELDDSFSKMGPALTNLLHSH is encoded by the coding sequence GTGACTGATATACAGCGTGCGATAGCTTTCGGCGGTGATATTTCAATTTCCATGAGCGCCGGTGACTGTATTGTTCAAGCCAATGATATCCCTAACCATGACTTTAATGATGCGGAGGCAAGCTTTGCCACTAATGTGTCAGAACAAGACTCTAACTATGTGCTAACGAGCCAACCTCAGCAGGCGCAGAATAGTACAGCTTTAAACCTAGGAGTGACCAATGCTGTGATGCTCAATGGGGTGGTGATCGATCTGTTAGCGGCGGCCTGTTATGGCGTAGGTAACGAGCCATTAGGGCTGGAGAAGATAGGTTGTGGCCAAGATCAGAGTGATAACCCTTGGCGTTACGACCCTATGTCAGCGCTAAATAACTTTGGCACAGATGCACATAATGCTCATGTGCAACCTGATGGCACCTATCACTATCATGGCAGCCCTATGGCTATGTATGATCTGGACTGTGAAGCCACAGGCGAGGCATCACCTGTCATCGGTTTTGCCGCCGATGGCTTCCCAGTATTTGGCCCCTGCTTTCAAGAGCCTCAGAGCAGTTTAGTGCGTAAAGCAGAGTCAAGTTTTGTGCTCAAAGGTGATGGCACAGCAAGACAAGCGGTGAACGGTTATACAACGCCAGTTGCAGGTGTGGGTGGCATCGTCAGTAACAATTACGATGGCCAGTTTAGGGGGGATTATGAGTTTTTATCGGGGCAAGGCGATCTTGATGAGTGTAACGGTATGACTATCGATGGCCAGTATGGCTATTACATTACTGATAGTTATCCTTGGGTGCTTAACTGTTACCAAGGTGAGCTGGATGACTCTTTTAGTAAGATGGGGCCAGCATTAACCAACCTGCTGCACAGCCATTAG
- a CDS encoding cysteine-rich CWC family protein: MNKEVNKKPDKQMDSQAQCPLCQRANGCAVNQGGSISECWCSEVSFPSREQIPESQLANNTCICRTCIEKLKQEELLGIKRID, from the coding sequence GTGAATAAAGAAGTGAATAAAAAACCGGATAAACAAATGGATAGCCAGGCTCAGTGCCCCTTGTGTCAAAGAGCTAATGGCTGCGCTGTTAATCAGGGTGGGAGCATTAGTGAGTGTTGGTGCAGTGAGGTCTCTTTCCCTTCTAGAGAGCAGATCCCAGAATCTCAACTCGCTAATAACACCTGTATTTGTAGAACCTGCATTGAAAAACTCAAGCAGGAGGAGCTGTTAGGTATCAAACGTATTGATTGA